The following are from one region of the Megachile rotundata isolate GNS110a chromosome 15, iyMegRotu1, whole genome shotgun sequence genome:
- the nst gene encoding phosphoglucomutase 3-like protein nst, with amino-acid sequence MESSQLNNIATTKYTKQHSNFIQYGTAGFRTKANLLEHVMYRMGLLAVLRSKVKKAAIGLMITASHNIESDNGVKLIDPAGEMLEASWEQIATTLANVDDSELSSTVQKILQEQNVDMSINATVITGRDTRESGSSLLQAAIAGIEALNGTVNNFGIVTTPQLHYLVVCINTNGSYGDPTISGYYVKLTEAFKRIRQSEINNQQYVAELSLDAANGVGAIAAKEFQSNLGMALKINIHNDGNGELNHMCGADYVKVQQAPPANFPVKTNDRCVSVDGDADRIIYFYLDENNKFHMMDGDRIATLIAQYFKELLQESNLSFQLGLIQTAYANGGSTNYISNVLQIPVECVSTGIKHLHKKALEFDIGVYFEANGHGTVLFKDTVIQAIKNATTNPQLSATEKSAASKLMNIIDVINQTVGDAFSDMLLVETILHAKGWSIIDWEGSYKDLPNRQLKVKIADKNTITTADAGRRCVTPAGLQEKIDKVVSRYSKGRSFVRPSGTEDVVRVYAECEDENELKQLTIDVALLVYKLAGGVGPEPKLA; translated from the exons ATGGAATCTTCACAATTAAATAACATTGCtactacaaaatatacaaagcaACACagcaattttatacaatatggAACTGCCGGTTTTAGAACAAA GGCAAATCTTCTGGAACATGTTATGTATAGAATGGGACTTCTGGCAGTGCTGAGGTCTAAAGTTAAAAAag ctGCAATTGGTCTAATGATTACTGCAAGTCACAACATTGAATCCGATAATGGTGTAAAGCTTATAGATCCAGCTGGTGAAATGTTAGAAGCATCTTGGGAACAAATAGCTACCACTTTGGCTAATGTTGATGATTCAGAACTATCTTCCACAGTACAGAAAATTTTACAAGAACAGAATGTTGATATGTCTATAAATGCAACTGTAATAACTGGTAGAGATACTAGGGAAAGTGGTTCTTCATTATTACAGGCTGCTATTGCAGGCATTGAAGCCTTGAATGgaactgtaaataattttggAATAGTAACAACTCCTCAGTTGCATTATCTTGTTGTATGTATAAATACTAATGGTAGCTATGGTGATCCTACAATAAGTGGTTACTATGTAAAATTGACAGAAGCCTTTAAACGCATAAGACAAAGTGAGATTAACAATCAGCAGTATGTTGCTGAATTGTCATTAGATGCTGCCAATGGTGTTGGTGCTATTGCTGCAAAAGAATTCCAAAGTAATCTGGGAATGGcacttaaaattaatatacacaatGATGGAAATGGAGAATTAAATCACATG TGTGGTGCTGATTATGTTAAAGTACAACAAGCACCACCAGCCAATTTTCCTGTGAAAACAAATGATAGGTGTGTATCTGTAGATGGTGATGCAGatagaataatttatttctatttggATGAAAACAATAAATTTCATATGATGGATGGGGATAGAATAGCAACACTTATTGCACAATATTTTAAAGAACTTTTGCAAGAAAGTAACTTGTCATTTCAACTTGGCTTAATACAAACAGCATATGCCAATGGTGGTTCCACCAATTATATTTCCAATGTACTG caAATACCCGTTGAGTGTGTATCAACTGGCATCAAACATCTACACAAGAAAGCATTAGAATTTGATATAGGAGTATATTTTGAAGCTAATGGTCATGGAACAGTGCTTTTTAAAGATACTGTGATTCAGGCAATTAAAAATGCTACTACAAATCCACA ACTGTCTGCGACTGAAAAATCAGCTGCTTCTAAGCTAATGAATATAATTGATGTAATAAATCAAACAGTGGGCGACGCCTTTAGCGACATGTTACTAGTAGAAACAATTTTACATGCAAAAGGATGGAGTATTATAGATTGGGAAGGAAGTTACAAAGACTTGCCGAATAGACAATTAAAGGTAAAAATTGCTGATAAGAATACTATAACAACAGCTGACGCAGGAAGACGATGTGTAACACCTGCGGGATTGCAAGAGAAAATTGATAAGGTTGTATCGCGATACAGTAAAGGTCGATCTTTTGTtag aCCGTCGGGAACCGAAGATGTAGTAAGAGTATACGCAGAATGTGAAGATGAAAATGAACTTAAGCAATTAACTATAGATGTCGCATTATTAGTTTATAAACTTGCAGGAGGTGTTGGTCCTGAGCCTAAATTAGCATAA